In the Daphnia pulicaria isolate SC F1-1A chromosome 2, SC_F0-13Bv2, whole genome shotgun sequence genome, one interval contains:
- the LOC124326275 gene encoding chitin deacetylase 7-like: protein MQRILAVIFFLAVFLNQSQAQCNSTNCVGPACRCMSTSSPGGLTKAQTPQLVFLAFDGAIATTNYDNYTFLLNKRINPNGCPIGMTFFVFHEYNDYNLTHSLYFKRQEIATHSMSHLTPAATWANKSVAEWTDEIGGIRDALSKFANIPKAEIRGARAPFLQSSGDATFTAMKNLGMFYDCSFPETSVNRTNPPIWPYTLDQGFQHECAIPPCPKGKFPGVWTVPMVALNRNGTICSMADACDKPNTLDETYQYLMDNFQRHYNTSKAPFGIYLTANAWFQDAEYRLQGYKKFLDALSTKDDVYIVPIARGLDWMKNPKPLAEVPNFFSCPTMTQTPCSSYSCYYEGDASPVGSRNMKSCVTCPDVYPWTGNPLGLP from the exons ATGCAACGAATTTTGGCCGTCATCTTCTTTCTCGCCGTCTTCCTTAACCAATCGCAGGCGCAATGCAATTC CACGAATTGCGTAGGGCCGGCCTGCAGATGCATGTCCACGTCTTCACCAGGCGGTTTAACGAAGGCGCAAACCC cTCAATTGGTTTTTTTGGCATTTGACGGAGCCATCGCGACGACCAATTACGACAACTACACATTTCTGTTGAACAAACGCATCAATCCCAACGGCTGTCCCATTGGAATGACTTTCTTCGTCTTCCACGAGTACAACGACTACAACCTGACCCACAGTCTCTACTTCAAACGGCAGGAAATTGCAACCCACAGCATGTC CCACTTAACTCCAGCCGCAACTTGGGCTAACAAGTCAGTCGCCGAGTGGACTGATGAAATTGGCGGAATCAGAGACGCTCTGTCCAAATTTGCCAACATTCCCAAAGCTGAAATTAGG GGTGCACGAGCGCCGTTCTTGCAGTCAAGCGGTGACGCTACTTTTACGGCCATGAAGAATCTTGGTATGTTCTACGACTGTTCCTTCCCAGAAACTAGTGTTAACCGTACTAACCCCCCTATTTGGCCTTACACTTTGGATCAGGGATTTCAACAC GAATGCGCGATCCCGCCTTGTCCCAAAGGCAAATTTCCTGGTGTTTGGACAGTCCCGAtg GTGGCTTTAAATCGAAATGGAACCATTTGCAGTATGGCTGATGCCTGTGACAA acCGAATACCTTGGATGAAACTTATCAATACTTGATGGACAATTTTCAACGTCACTATAATACAAGCAAGGCTCCATTTGGCATCTACTTGACTGCTAACGCCTGGTTCCAGGATGCCGAGTACCGTTTGCAGGGTTACAAGAAGTTCCTCGATGCGTTGAGTACAAAGGATGACGTTTACATTGTCCCAATCGCCAGA GGATTGGATTGGATGAAAAATCCTAAGCCGTTGGCCGAAGTCCCAAACTTCTTCTCTTGTCCAACCATGACCCAGACTCCTTGCTCAAGTTATTCGTGCTACTATGAAGGCGATGCGTCTCCTGTCGGCTCGCGCAATATGAAAAGTTGCGTTACCTGCCCTGACGTCTACCCATGGACCGGGAATCCACTTGGCTTGCcataa
- the LOC124326283 gene encoding chitin deacetylase 7-like, which yields MQRILAVIFFLAVFLHQSQAQCTTANCVEPACKCMNTSPPGGLSLADTPQLVFLAFDGAITTTNYDNYTFLFNNTTNPNGCPIGMTFFIFHEYNDYTLTHSLYFKGQEIATHSMSHLTPAYTWANKSVAEWTDEIGGIRDALSKFANIPKTSIRGARAPFLQSSGDATFTAMKNLGMFYDCSFPTTNYTNPPVWPYTLDQGFQHECAIPPCPKNKYPGIWTVPMVALNRNETVCSMADACDKPNTLDETYQYLMDNFQRHYTTSKAPFGIYLTANAWFQDAEYRLQGYKKFLDAIVLNDDVYVVPIARGLDWMKNPKPLAEVPNFFSCPTMTQTPCSDYSCYYEGDASPVGPRNMESCVTCPDVYPWTGNPLGLP from the exons ATGCAACGAATTTTGGCCGTCATCTTCTTTCTCGCCGTCTTCCTCCACCAATCGCAGGCGCAATGCACTAC CGCGAATTGCGTTGAACCGGCCTGCAAATGCATGAACACGTCTCCACCAGGCGGTTTAAGCCTGGCAGATACTC CTCAATTGGTTTTTTTGGCGTTTGATGGGGCGATTACGACGACGAATTACGACAACTACACATTTCTGTTCAATAACACCACAAATCCCAACGGTTGTCCCATTGGAATGACTTTCTTCATCTTCCACGAGTACAACGACTACACCCTGACCCACAGTCTCTACTTCAAAGGGCAGGAAATTGCAACCCACAGCATGTC CCACTTAACTCCAGCCTACACTTGGGCTAACAAGTCAGTCGCCGAGTGGACTGATGAAATTGGCGGAATCAGAGACGCTCTGTCCAAATTTGCCAACATTCCCAAAACTTCAATTAgg GGTGCACGAGCGCCGTTCTTGCAGTCAAGTGGTGACGCTACTTTTACGGCCATGAAGAATCTTGGCATGTTCTACGACTGTTCTTTCCCAACTACTAATTATACTAATCCTCCTGTTTGGCCTTACACTTTGGATCAAGGATTTCAACAC GAATGTGCAATCCCACCTTGTCCCAAAAACAAATACCCCGGTATTTGGACAGTCCCGATG GTGGCTTTAAACCGAAATGAAACCGTTTGCAGTATGGCTGATGCCTGTGACAA ACCGAATACCTTGGATGAAACTTATCAATACTTGATGGACAATTTTCAACGTCACTATACTACAAGCAAGGCTCCATTTGGCATCTACTTAACTGCTAACGCCTGGTTCCAGGATGCCGAGTACCGTTTGCAGGGTTACAAGAAGTTCCTCGATGCAATTGTATTAAACGATGACGTTTACGTTGTCCCCATTGCTAGA GGATTGGACTGGATGAAAAATCCTAAGCCGTTGGCCGAAGTCCCAAACTTCTTCTCTTGTCCAACCATGACCCAGACTCCTTGCTCGGATTATTCGTGCTACTATGAAGGCGATGCGTCTCCTGTCGGCCCGCGCAATATGGAAAGTTGTGTCACCTGCCCTGACGTCTACCCATGGACCGGGAATCCACTTGGCTTgccataa
- the LOC124326276 gene encoding chitin deacetylase 7-like isoform X2, which produces MQRILAIIFFLAVFLHQSQAQCNSTNCVGPACKCMNTSPPGGLTKANTPQLVFLAFDGAITTTNYDNYTFLLNNTLNPNGCPIGMTFFIFHEYNDYTLTHSLYFKGNEISTHSMSHLTPAATWANKSVAEWTDEISGIRDALSKFANIPKTSIRGARAPFLQSSGDATFTAMKNLGMFYDCSFPETSVNRTNPPIWPYTLDQGFQHECAIPPCPKSKFPGIWTVPMVALNRNETVCSMADACDKPNTLDETYQYLMSNFERHYNTSKAPFGIYLTANAWFQDAEYRLRGYKKFLDALSTKDDVYIVPIARGLDWMKNPKPLAEVPNFFSCPTMTQTPCLDYSCYYEDDFSPVGPRNMKSCVICPDVYPWTGNPLGLP; this is translated from the exons ATGCAACGAATTTTGGCCATCATCTTCTTTCTCGCCGTCTTCCTCCACCAATCGCAGGCGCAATGCAATTC CACGAATTGCGTAGGGCCGGCCTGCAAATGCATGAACACGTCTCCACCAGGCGGTTTAACGAAGGCGAATACCC CTCAATTGGTTTTTTTGGCGTTTGATGGGGCGATTACGACGACGAATTACGACAACTACACATTTCTGTTAAATAACACCTTAAATCCCAACGGTTGTCCCATTGGAAtgactttcttcattttccacgAGTACAACGACTACACCCTGACCCACAGTCTCTACTTCAAAGGGAATGAAATTTCAACCCACAGCATGTC CCACTTAACTCCAGCCGCAACTTGGGCTAACAAGTCAGTCGCCGAATGGACTGATGAAATTAGCGGAATCAGAGACGCTCTGTCCAAATTTGCCAACATTCCCAAAACTTCAATTAGG GGTGCACGAGCGCCGTTCTTGCAGTCAAGCGGTGACGCTACTTTTACGGCCATGAAGAATCTTGGCATGTTCTACGACTGTTCCTTCCCAGAAACTAGTGTTAACCGTACTAATCCCCCTATTTGGCCTTACACTTTGGATCAAGGATTTCAACAC GAATGTGCAATCCCACCTTGTCCCAAAAGCAAATTTCCCGGTATTTGGACAGTTCcgatg GTGGCTTTAAACCGAAATGAAACCGTTTGCAGTATGGCTGATGCCTGTGACAA ACCGAATACCTTGGATGAAACTTATCAATATTTGATGAGCAATTTCGAACGCCATTATAATACAAGCAAGGCTCCATTTGGAATCTACTTGACTGCTAACGCCTGGTTCCAGGATGCCGAGTACCGTTTGCGGGGTTACAAGAAGTTCCTCGATGCGTTGAGTACAAAGGATGACGTTTACATTGTCCCCATTGCCAGA ggATTGGACTGGATGAAAAATCCTAAGCCGTTGGCCGAAGTCCCAAACTTCTTCTCTTGTCCAACCATGACCCAGACTCCTTGCTTGGATTATTCATGCTACTATGAAGACGATTTCTCTCCTGTCGGCCCGCGCAATATGAAAAGTTGTGTCATCTGCCCTGACGTCTATCCATGGACCGGGAATCCCCTTGGCTTgccctaa
- the LOC124326276 gene encoding chitin deacetylase 7-like isoform X1 — MQRILAIIFFLAVFLHQSQAQCNSTNCVGPACKCMNTSPPGGLTKANTPQLVFLAFDGAITTTNYDNYTFLLNNTLNPNGCPIGMTFFIFHEYNDYTLTHSLYFKGNEISTHSMSHLTPAATWANKSVAEWTDEISGIRDALSKFANIPKTSIRGARAPFLQSSGDATFTAMKNLGMFYDCSFPETSVNRTNPPIWPYTLDQGFQHECAIPPCPKSKFPGIWTVPMVALNRNETVCSMADACDKPNTLDETYQYLMSNFERHYNTSKAPFGIYLTANAWFQDAEYRLRGYKKFLDALSTKDDVYIVPIARGLDWMKNPKPLADVPNFFNCPTVTKTPCTNYTCYYEGEASPVGPRNMKSCVTCPDVYPWTGNPLGLP; from the exons ATGCAACGAATTTTGGCCATCATCTTCTTTCTCGCCGTCTTCCTCCACCAATCGCAGGCGCAATGCAATTC CACGAATTGCGTAGGGCCGGCCTGCAAATGCATGAACACGTCTCCACCAGGCGGTTTAACGAAGGCGAATACCC CTCAATTGGTTTTTTTGGCGTTTGATGGGGCGATTACGACGACGAATTACGACAACTACACATTTCTGTTAAATAACACCTTAAATCCCAACGGTTGTCCCATTGGAAtgactttcttcattttccacgAGTACAACGACTACACCCTGACCCACAGTCTCTACTTCAAAGGGAATGAAATTTCAACCCACAGCATGTC CCACTTAACTCCAGCCGCAACTTGGGCTAACAAGTCAGTCGCCGAATGGACTGATGAAATTAGCGGAATCAGAGACGCTCTGTCCAAATTTGCCAACATTCCCAAAACTTCAATTAGG GGTGCACGAGCGCCGTTCTTGCAGTCAAGCGGTGACGCTACTTTTACGGCCATGAAGAATCTTGGCATGTTCTACGACTGTTCCTTCCCAGAAACTAGTGTTAACCGTACTAATCCCCCTATTTGGCCTTACACTTTGGATCAAGGATTTCAACAC GAATGTGCAATCCCACCTTGTCCCAAAAGCAAATTTCCCGGTATTTGGACAGTTCcgatg GTGGCTTTAAACCGAAATGAAACCGTTTGCAGTATGGCTGATGCCTGTGACAA ACCGAATACCTTGGATGAAACTTATCAATATTTGATGAGCAATTTCGAACGCCATTATAATACAAGCAAGGCTCCATTTGGAATCTACTTGACTGCTAACGCCTGGTTCCAGGATGCCGAGTACCGTTTGCGGGGTTACAAGAAGTTCCTCGATGCGTTGAGTACAAAGGATGACGTTTACATTGTCCCCATTGCCAGA ggATTGGACTGGATGAAAAATCCTAAGCCGTTGGCCGATGTCCCAAACTTCTTCAATTGTCCAACCGTGACCAAGACTCCTTGCACAAATTATACGTGCTACTATGAAGGAGAGGCGTCTCCTGTCGGCCCGCGCAATATGAAAAGTTGCGTTACCTGCCCTGACGTCTACCCATGGACCGGGAATCCACTTGGTTTgccataa